Proteins encoded in a region of the Treponema sp. J25 genome:
- a CDS encoding ABC transporter substrate-binding protein has product MVRTTKIVAGALVLLMGISLSVFGQAKKKIVLGFSQIGAESEWRTANTESIKAAAAAAGIELKFADAQQKQENQIKAIRSFIAQKVDVIAFSPVVETGWETVLQEAKRAKIPVILTDRAVDVKDDSLYTCFIGSDFVEEGRRAAVWLLGYLHTDKPVNIVELQGTVGSAPAIDRKKGFEEILKPFPNYKIIRSQTGDFTRAKGKEVMEAFLKAEGKNINVLFAHNDDMAIGAIQAIEEYGLKPGKDIVIVSIDAVKGAFEAMIAGKLNCTVECSPLLGPQLMELVQAVAAGKSVPKRIVTNEGVFPAEFAAQVFPSRKY; this is encoded by the coding sequence ATGGTACGAACTACCAAAATTGTGGCAGGGGCGCTGGTGCTCCTCATGGGGATTTCCTTGTCTGTGTTTGGACAGGCAAAGAAAAAGATAGTCCTGGGCTTCTCACAGATTGGGGCCGAAAGCGAATGGCGCACCGCCAATACGGAGTCCATTAAGGCCGCTGCTGCCGCAGCGGGAATCGAACTGAAGTTCGCCGATGCCCAGCAAAAGCAGGAGAACCAGATTAAGGCGATTCGTTCCTTTATCGCTCAAAAGGTCGATGTGATTGCCTTCTCCCCGGTGGTAGAAACGGGATGGGAAACGGTTCTCCAGGAGGCTAAGCGGGCAAAGATCCCCGTTATCCTTACAGACCGGGCGGTGGATGTAAAGGATGATAGCCTGTATACCTGCTTCATCGGATCCGACTTTGTGGAAGAGGGGCGACGGGCGGCGGTCTGGTTGTTGGGGTATCTCCATACGGACAAGCCGGTGAACATCGTCGAACTCCAGGGCACCGTGGGATCCGCTCCGGCCATCGATCGTAAAAAAGGTTTCGAAGAAATCCTGAAACCCTTCCCCAACTATAAGATTATCCGGTCCCAGACCGGCGACTTTACCCGGGCGAAAGGTAAGGAAGTTATGGAAGCCTTCCTGAAGGCGGAAGGAAAGAACATCAACGTGCTTTTTGCCCATAATGATGATATGGCCATTGGGGCTATTCAGGCTATTGAGGAATACGGGCTTAAGCCGGGAAAGGATATCGTTATTGTATCTATCGATGCGGTAAAGGGTGCCTTTGAGGCGATGATTGCGGGCAAGCTCAATTGTACGGTGGAATGCTCGCCCCTCTTGGGGCCCCAGCTTATGGAATTAGTCCAGGCTGTGGCGGCGGGTAAATCGGTTCCCAAGCGGATCGTAACTAACGAAGGGGTCTTCCCCGCCGAGTTTGCCGCTCAAGTGTTCCCCAGCCGTAAGTATTAA
- a CDS encoding sugar ABC transporter ATP-binding protein yields the protein MVVQQESKGKVSPPILEMKDISKYFPGVRALSRVNFSLRPGEIHALMGQNGAGKSTLIKIMTGVYHPDGGSIWLDGAKITVESPEHAESLGIATVYQEVNLCPNLSVAENVLLGREPRKGPNIDWKKMYATARQILQEKLELTLDPTAPLGSYSLAIQQMVAIARALCIQSRILILDEPTSSLDDTEVARLFVILRKLKQEGLAILFVTHFLDQVYEISDVITVLRNGEYIGTLPTKDLPKIELISMMVGKDPLDLAATMARGGKKEESSAAASPGPLPEQEFVRAENLGKEGYLKPINLAIQKGEVLGLAGLLGSGRTETAKLLFGAERAGEGTIFYQDEPVTIQHPLDAMMIGMGFCPEDRKTEGLVADLSIRENIILALQAKRGVFRYLPRKTQEVLAEELIKELGIKTPDAERPVRSLSGGNQQKVLLARWLATDPQILILDEPTRGIDVAAKSEILQRILDLKKRGISIVFISSELEEVVAVSDRVAVFRDKKKIGEIRGAQIQEHTIMRLIAQGETEHATETS from the coding sequence ATGGTGGTCCAACAAGAAAGTAAAGGAAAAGTAAGCCCCCCTATTCTTGAAATGAAAGATATTTCTAAGTACTTCCCCGGCGTACGGGCCTTAAGCCGGGTGAATTTTTCGCTGCGGCCGGGAGAAATCCATGCTCTTATGGGGCAGAATGGGGCCGGCAAATCAACATTGATTAAGATAATGACCGGCGTCTACCATCCCGATGGGGGAAGCATCTGGCTTGATGGTGCGAAAATAACGGTAGAATCACCGGAACATGCCGAAAGCCTTGGCATTGCCACGGTGTATCAGGAGGTAAACCTTTGTCCTAACCTGTCGGTGGCCGAAAATGTGCTTCTTGGACGGGAACCCCGCAAGGGACCCAATATCGATTGGAAAAAAATGTATGCCACGGCCCGGCAGATTTTGCAAGAAAAATTGGAGCTTACCCTGGATCCCACCGCTCCGCTCGGGAGTTATTCCCTGGCAATTCAACAGATGGTGGCCATCGCTCGAGCCTTGTGTATTCAATCTCGAATTCTTATTCTCGACGAACCCACCTCCAGTCTCGATGATACGGAGGTAGCCCGATTGTTTGTTATCTTACGGAAACTAAAACAAGAAGGGCTGGCCATTCTTTTTGTTACCCATTTTTTGGACCAGGTGTATGAAATTTCTGATGTGATTACGGTGCTCCGCAATGGGGAATACATTGGTACCCTTCCCACGAAGGACCTTCCAAAAATAGAGCTTATTAGCATGATGGTTGGCAAGGATCCCCTGGATCTGGCGGCTACCATGGCCCGAGGCGGGAAAAAAGAGGAAAGTTCGGCGGCTGCTTCCCCTGGTCCTCTCCCAGAACAGGAGTTTGTCCGGGCCGAGAATTTGGGGAAAGAAGGGTATCTCAAGCCAATCAACCTGGCCATTCAAAAAGGGGAAGTTCTGGGCCTGGCGGGTTTATTAGGTTCTGGCAGAACCGAAACGGCCAAGCTCCTTTTTGGGGCAGAACGGGCTGGGGAAGGGACAATTTTTTATCAGGATGAACCGGTGACGATACAGCATCCCCTCGATGCCATGATGATCGGTATGGGCTTTTGTCCCGAGGATCGCAAAACCGAAGGACTCGTGGCGGATCTTTCTATTCGGGAGAATATCATCCTGGCCCTGCAGGCAAAACGGGGGGTGTTTCGCTATCTTCCCCGGAAAACCCAGGAAGTATTGGCGGAAGAGCTAATCAAAGAACTGGGGATTAAAACCCCCGATGCGGAACGACCGGTACGAAGCCTTTCGGGGGGAAACCAGCAAAAGGTCCTCCTGGCCCGCTGGCTTGCTACGGATCCCCAGATTCTTATCCTCGATGAACCAACCCGGGGAATCGATGTGGCGGCCAAGAGCGAAATTCTCCAGCGGATCCTGGATTTAAAGAAACGGGGTATTTCGATCGTATTTATTTCTTCCGAGTTAGAGGAAGTGGTGGCCGTCAGTGATCGGGTAGCGGTATTCAGGGACAAAAAGAAGATTGGAGAAATCCGCGGAGCCCAGATCCAGGAACACACTATTATGCGGCTTATTGCCCAGGGAGAAACGGAACATGCCACAGAAACATCGTAG